The proteins below come from a single Roseiconus lacunae genomic window:
- a CDS encoding PTS sugar transporter subunit IIA produces the protein MEDLDLAQLAQYLHITPSQVEKMAMRGRIPGRRVSGQWRFSEAEIHHWLEERIGASDDSAQLEQVQKVVDRMTDQSSDRPIHELCTQATIEIPFSARTRGSVIRNLCDIVSQSGLMWDAPAMADAVKSREQMHPTALDCGVALMHPRRPQTSILADSVIGLAVSPARIPFSDTGHMTDIFFLICSYDDAAHLRNLAKISRLISVDSFLDRLRQCSTSREAWDCLHEAETLMSV, from the coding sequence ATGGAAGACCTCGATTTAGCCCAGCTTGCCCAATACCTTCACATCACGCCGTCACAGGTAGAAAAGATGGCAATGCGAGGTCGTATTCCGGGGCGACGCGTTAGTGGGCAATGGAGATTCAGCGAGGCAGAAATCCATCATTGGTTGGAAGAACGAATCGGCGCAAGTGATGACTCAGCCCAACTGGAGCAGGTGCAGAAGGTCGTCGATCGCATGACGGATCAATCCTCTGATCGCCCCATCCATGAACTTTGCACCCAGGCGACGATTGAAATTCCATTTTCGGCGCGGACGCGCGGATCGGTCATACGCAATCTTTGCGATATCGTTTCCCAGTCCGGCTTGATGTGGGACGCACCGGCGATGGCCGACGCGGTGAAGAGCCGTGAGCAGATGCACCCGACGGCGCTCGATTGCGGCGTCGCCTTGATGCACCCACGACGGCCGCAGACCTCGATCCTCGCCGATTCGGTGATCGGGCTCGCCGTCAGTCCGGCTCGGATTCCGTTCTCCGATACCGGTCACATGACCGACATCTTTTTTTTGATCTGCTCTTACGACGATGCCGCTCACCTTCGTAATCTTGCCAAGATCAGCCGATTGATCTCGGTCGATTCCTTTTTAGATCGTCTCCGTCAGTGTTCGACATCGCGTGAAGCATGGGACTGCTTGCACGAAGCCGAAACACTGATGTCGGTGTAG
- a CDS encoding pyroglutamyl-peptidase I yields the protein MTRILLTAFEPYDRWKDNSSWLALIDFTSWYDGSHDITTRRYPVDLPKLRQQLREDLAANYDFAIHLGQAPGASLIKLEAVGLNMRTNGEPLLVDAPAAYRTSLDLIACQERLLAAGIPTSVSHHAGTYLCNAALYMSLHYSHEMGRRTESLFVHLPLTPAQVVSDGSSHASMSTPMESAAIALIVEQLAEAPSH from the coding sequence GTGACACGAATCCTACTGACCGCTTTCGAGCCCTATGATCGATGGAAAGACAACAGTAGTTGGCTTGCCCTGATCGACTTTACCAGTTGGTATGACGGAAGCCATGACATCACGACGCGGCGCTATCCAGTTGACTTGCCCAAACTGCGACAGCAGTTACGCGAGGACCTCGCGGCGAACTATGATTTCGCCATTCATTTAGGCCAAGCCCCCGGGGCGAGCCTGATTAAGCTTGAGGCGGTTGGGTTGAATATGAGAACCAACGGAGAACCATTGTTGGTTGACGCACCGGCTGCCTATCGAACCAGCCTCGATCTGATTGCTTGTCAGGAACGATTGCTCGCCGCAGGCATTCCCACGTCGGTATCACACCATGCCGGAACGTATCTCTGCAATGCGGCGTTGTACATGAGTCTGCATTACAGCCACGAGATGGGGCGACGCACCGAGAGCTTGTTTGTGCATCTCCCGCTGACTCCCGCCCAGGTCGTCAGTGACGGCTCCAGCCATGCCAGTATGAGTACGCCGATGGAAAGCGCCGCGATCGCGTTGATCGTCGAACAGCTTGCCGAAGCTCCGTCGCATTAA
- a CDS encoding sigma-54 interaction domain-containing protein: MREVFRVTRRVAVSNASVLILGETGVGKELVAGAVHNLSHRSGRPFVRVNCGALSESLLESELFGHVRGAFTGAVSNRTGRFEAAQGGTIFLDEINSTSLTLQVKLLRVLQEKEFERVGDTNTLRTDVRIVAASNRDLMGEVRAGRFREDLYWRLNVVPIEIPPLRKRRDDIPALVSHFLDYYNELNDRYVVHIGPGTMEALRNYHWPGNVRELQNYVERAVVMAETDELLIELLPRCVTENEPLNTESLSGESQPRNFQALTQSVVQSGIREAGDDSSELHRSVVDLVEKELIAQVLAACGGVQTKAASRLGMNRNTLHKKIKDYGLGD; encoded by the coding sequence ATGCGAGAGGTCTTTCGGGTCACCCGACGTGTCGCGGTCAGCAACGCGTCCGTGCTGATTTTGGGAGAAACCGGCGTCGGAAAGGAACTGGTCGCCGGTGCGGTCCACAACCTGAGCCATCGTAGTGGGCGCCCCTTCGTTCGCGTCAACTGTGGCGCACTCAGCGAAAGCTTGCTGGAAAGTGAATTGTTCGGTCACGTTCGCGGCGCGTTTACCGGCGCCGTCAGCAACCGAACCGGTCGCTTCGAAGCGGCCCAGGGGGGCACAATCTTTCTCGATGAAATCAACAGCACCTCGCTGACCTTGCAAGTCAAACTGCTACGCGTGCTTCAAGAAAAAGAATTCGAACGCGTCGGTGACACGAATACGTTGCGGACCGACGTGCGAATCGTTGCGGCGAGCAACCGTGATTTGATGGGCGAAGTTCGGGCCGGCCGATTCCGCGAAGACCTTTACTGGCGATTGAATGTGGTGCCGATTGAGATCCCGCCACTCAGGAAGCGTCGTGACGACATCCCCGCACTTGTCTCTCACTTTCTTGACTACTACAACGAACTGAACGATCGCTATGTCGTTCACATCGGCCCAGGCACGATGGAAGCATTGCGAAACTACCACTGGCCCGGAAACGTTCGAGAGCTGCAGAACTATGTCGAACGCGCCGTCGTCATGGCGGAAACCGATGAACTGCTGATCGAACTGCTGCCTCGTTGCGTGACCGAAAATGAACCGCTGAATACTGAATCACTTTCCGGCGAAAGCCAGCCGCGGAATTTCCAGGCGCTCACTCAATCGGTGGTGCAATCCGGGATTCGTGAAGCCGGCGATGATTCCAGCGAGTTGCACCGGAGTGTCGTCGATCTGGTGGAAAAAGAATTGATCGCTCAGGTACTGGCCGCATGCGGCGGGGTGCAAACCAAAGCGGCTTCGCGACTGGGAATGAATCGCAATACCCTGCACAAAAAAATCAAAGACTACGGCCTAGGTGATTAA
- a CDS encoding response regulator produces the protein MWFRRFAPTWLLTGLSLTVLIAPNLAAQTETETAAESVKPDELVRQIETQAAQGGANLAEAIAKLVRVGAWSEAVRWTEKLAESEDASVLADAARQIGPDVLLRLSLREEMTEPARTAITKMSDALKKQNQSRPKLVAAIADLAGDSVDQNLAANRTLLRGGEAAIAEMAGAIGGGLPPAQLSKVLGVLKTFGPEGINALGELALYGSDQVRANALVAFQSIAEQERSLVWSLGAQFASNATPAEKRVASRLTGVSSPAEAADYLADRLAQQRANARETNNSQTGVTVWSITEDRTGVTAVRSTELYDAYRQAYDIAQQLRRLPNLTPTASRSVFSTDLALRVMADLDWGDQDQLDRFSKTYGSTFNTESLLTAVNENRELGDTPAIIGLIRVLETMATEELLYGIGAQRSPLVQAAIDSVSPRVRYEAASVVADLIDAAKAEGKTLHFPGSSEVRRTLSEMASLSDQPSAILIETRPEIAVSQETILGDLGYGVQLATSVNEAERMVAQGGDLRMVVSKIQLSDATAVELVDRIRRLPRGRQVPIVFYSDDSVHPDAIASAELETRSMRWDRDRSPAVFVVPLPGGTSAFADAIAEVESKRRLPALSIGDRSRFRKVAQTALQSVSMRP, from the coding sequence ATGTGGTTTCGACGTTTCGCCCCTACCTGGCTGCTCACTGGATTGTCGCTCACGGTGTTGATCGCACCGAATTTAGCCGCTCAAACGGAAACAGAAACGGCCGCAGAATCCGTGAAACCGGACGAGTTGGTTCGGCAAATTGAAACGCAAGCGGCGCAGGGTGGGGCGAATCTTGCCGAGGCGATCGCGAAATTGGTCCGAGTCGGTGCCTGGTCAGAGGCGGTTCGCTGGACAGAGAAACTGGCAGAAAGCGAGGACGCGTCAGTCTTGGCCGACGCGGCCCGGCAAATCGGCCCCGACGTCTTACTCCGTCTTTCGCTGCGTGAAGAAATGACCGAACCGGCGCGGACGGCAATCACCAAAATGTCCGACGCCTTAAAAAAGCAGAACCAGTCGCGGCCGAAACTCGTTGCCGCAATCGCAGATCTGGCTGGTGATTCGGTGGATCAAAATTTGGCAGCCAATCGAACGTTGCTCCGCGGCGGTGAGGCCGCGATCGCTGAAATGGCAGGGGCGATCGGCGGTGGGCTTCCACCGGCGCAACTAAGCAAGGTACTCGGTGTCCTCAAAACCTTCGGCCCAGAGGGAATCAATGCGCTTGGCGAATTGGCGTTGTACGGTTCTGATCAAGTCCGTGCGAATGCCTTGGTCGCCTTTCAGTCGATCGCCGAACAAGAGCGAAGTTTGGTCTGGTCCTTGGGGGCACAATTTGCATCCAATGCGACGCCGGCTGAGAAACGGGTGGCAAGTCGACTGACAGGCGTCAGTTCACCGGCAGAAGCGGCGGATTATCTAGCCGATCGCTTGGCTCAACAGCGTGCGAATGCTCGAGAAACCAACAACAGTCAAACCGGCGTTACGGTTTGGTCAATCACCGAAGATCGAACCGGGGTGACGGCCGTCCGCAGCACTGAGTTGTACGACGCTTACCGACAAGCGTACGACATCGCACAGCAACTTCGGCGACTTCCAAATCTGACGCCGACGGCGAGCCGATCGGTGTTCTCGACTGACCTCGCTTTACGGGTAATGGCGGATCTTGATTGGGGCGATCAAGATCAACTGGACCGGTTTTCCAAGACCTATGGATCTACGTTCAACACGGAATCGCTGTTGACGGCGGTCAACGAGAATCGTGAACTCGGTGACACGCCGGCGATCATCGGATTGATTCGCGTTTTGGAAACGATGGCAACAGAAGAGTTACTCTATGGGATCGGTGCTCAGCGTTCCCCCTTGGTTCAAGCCGCAATCGACAGCGTCTCACCGCGGGTTCGCTACGAGGCTGCGTCGGTTGTTGCCGATTTAATCGACGCCGCAAAAGCCGAGGGCAAGACGCTCCATTTCCCGGGGTCGAGCGAAGTTCGACGGACGTTGTCTGAAATGGCATCACTATCCGATCAACCCTCTGCGATTTTGATCGAAACCCGACCTGAGATCGCGGTCAGTCAAGAAACGATCTTAGGAGACCTTGGCTACGGGGTTCAGTTGGCGACCTCGGTCAACGAAGCCGAACGCATGGTCGCCCAGGGCGGTGACTTGCGAATGGTGGTCAGTAAAATTCAATTGAGCGACGCCACCGCGGTTGAACTGGTCGATCGCATCCGGCGTCTTCCCCGGGGCCGGCAAGTACCGATCGTGTTTTACAGCGACGACTCGGTCCACCCTGACGCGATCGCCTCGGCTGAACTGGAAACCCGTTCGATGCGATGGGACCGCGATCGTTCACCGGCGGTGTTTGTGGTCCCGCTGCCCGGTGGAACGTCAGCGTTTGCCGATGCGATCGCCGAGGTCGAATCCAAGCGACGACTGCCGGCACTGTCGATCGGCGACCGCTCGCGATTCCGTAAAGTCGCACAAACCGCGCTTCAAAGCGTCTCGATGCGTCCTTAG
- a CDS encoding sulfatase-like hydrolase/transferase: MRRPTGLSLAFLLLIGTQFLSGTVLSATESSGDPPNIVVILADDLGWNAVGYHNAKFKTPHIDSIVRDGVELDRFYVAPMCSPTRAGLMTGRYPIRYGLARAVIPPYRDFGLPTDETTLPEALETLGYQHRGIFGKWHLGHRRSKWHPLMRGFSHFHGHYNGAIDYFDLTREGERDWQLDFSPSEEQGYATGLIATAAASWIREVAEADTPFFCYIPFNAPHSPFQAPEDAIKAFESLKVPAHRKEPTRRQIYAGMIWEMDKGIGQVLEAIKDSGEETNTIVLFCSDNGGVGNIRENNDPLRGSKLTVYEGGIRVPAAIKWPKRLPAGQKLEQVCGYIDVMPTLLSAAINLKQPKTNHPLDGIDLLAGLTKPTEAEQRTEFDRPWFSYHGQSGEGSEHLAVIDDGWKLKVNGPRFVNIKQLTGDVHKVELFRLADDPTESRNLVSKHPRIRDRLGKQLAEYRSLQPSESVLPYAVGKDGFVAPSKWQLDSKQPNLRIGTSPFDSRLDGRE, translated from the coding sequence ATGCGACGACCGACTGGGCTGTCACTGGCATTCCTGCTCTTGATCGGCACCCAGTTTCTTTCGGGTACGGTCCTGTCGGCCACCGAGTCCTCCGGTGATCCACCTAACATCGTAGTGATTTTGGCCGACGACCTGGGTTGGAATGCGGTCGGTTATCACAACGCCAAATTCAAAACGCCTCACATCGATTCGATCGTTCGGGACGGCGTCGAATTAGATCGGTTTTATGTTGCGCCGATGTGCTCGCCGACTCGGGCGGGATTGATGACCGGCCGATACCCGATCCGCTATGGCCTAGCGCGGGCGGTCATCCCACCGTATCGTGATTTCGGTTTACCGACTGACGAAACCACGCTACCAGAGGCTCTTGAAACACTTGGCTATCAACACCGCGGTATCTTCGGAAAGTGGCATCTCGGTCACCGACGCTCCAAATGGCATCCGCTGATGCGTGGCTTCAGTCATTTTCATGGCCATTACAATGGCGCGATCGATTACTTCGACTTGACCCGTGAAGGTGAACGTGATTGGCAACTCGACTTTTCGCCATCGGAAGAGCAAGGATACGCAACCGGACTGATCGCAACTGCGGCCGCCTCTTGGATTCGTGAGGTCGCCGAAGCGGACACGCCGTTCTTTTGCTACATCCCTTTCAACGCACCACATTCCCCTTTCCAGGCTCCCGAAGATGCGATCAAAGCATTCGAATCCTTGAAAGTCCCCGCTCACCGCAAAGAACCGACTCGACGCCAAATCTATGCCGGGATGATCTGGGAAATGGACAAGGGCATCGGCCAAGTCCTCGAAGCAATCAAAGACTCGGGAGAAGAAACCAACACGATCGTTCTGTTTTGTAGCGACAACGGCGGTGTGGGTAACATTCGAGAAAACAATGATCCTTTGCGGGGTAGCAAACTGACGGTTTACGAAGGCGGCATTCGTGTCCCCGCGGCGATCAAATGGCCGAAGAGGCTGCCTGCCGGACAGAAACTGGAACAAGTGTGTGGCTACATCGATGTGATGCCGACGTTATTAAGCGCCGCCATCAATTTAAAGCAACCAAAAACCAATCATCCGCTCGACGGGATCGACTTACTTGCCGGATTAACAAAACCGACCGAAGCCGAACAACGAACTGAATTTGATCGCCCATGGTTTTCGTATCACGGTCAAAGCGGCGAAGGGTCAGAACACTTGGCGGTCATCGACGACGGATGGAAATTGAAGGTCAATGGTCCGAGATTCGTCAACATCAAACAATTGACCGGTGATGTTCACAAAGTCGAACTGTTTCGTCTCGCCGACGATCCGACGGAGTCACGGAACTTGGTCAGCAAGCATCCGAGGATTCGCGATCGCCTTGGCAAGCAACTGGCCGAGTATCGATCACTGCAGCCCTCAGAAAGTGTCTTGCCTTACGCGGTTGGGAAAGATGGCTTTGTTGCACCGTCAAAGTGGCAACTCGATTCCAAGCAACCGAACCTACGGATCGGTACTTCGCCCTTTGATTCTCGGCTGGATGGCCGAGAGTAA